Within Desmodus rotundus isolate HL8 chromosome 6, HLdesRot8A.1, whole genome shotgun sequence, the genomic segment CACGGGTAACTGCGGCGATACCCGCTCTGTGCTTGGACTGCTCTCCCCACGGCCCCACAGGGAAGGCTCTCTCCTGttccccatttacagatggggaaactgagactcagagaggtgacgTGACTTGTCACACAGCTTGGAAGTGCCCCAGCGGGGACTCAAACTCAAAACTGTGTGATTCTCAAGCTCCACCTTCTGGTTCTCTTCACTCATCTGTCCCTCCATGTTCCTCAGATTCCTCCCCAGACCCCAAGAAcatgccccagcccctggctccctcTGGGTCACCTGCTCACCCCGAGGGATGGAGGTTGGACTGTGGCCCCTCAGTATGGGGAAAGTCTGTTCTCCTTGCTCCCCGTCCCGGGATAGGTTCTTACCAAGTCAGGGAGGACATTGGCCAGGACTCGGTTTACTAAGTTGTCCACGAGGTTGGGGAGAAGCCTGAGGGAAGAGGAGCAGGGTGAGGAGGGGCTCACCAAGCTTGTCCACGCCCAGACTGTCTGAATAGTGAGAGCCCGCTAGCGCTGGAAAGTTGTTCTGAAAGCTGGAAGGGCAGTGTACTTTCACCCTAGACCTAGCTGACTAGTCTACTCAGGCAAACTGATTGCCTtttcgttcattcactcattcactcatccttccattcattcatttactcattcaacaaacaaatgcttcTTGAGCTCTACCATGGGCCAGGCCCAGGCTAGGACGTTCCTGATTTTTAACTGCAAATGTCATTCCCTCCTGCTCATCTGCCCCTCTTCTAATAGACTGTTTGTTGCAGCTTCGCATAATCTTCTCAAAGGGCAAGTGAATGTATTACTTTATCTAAACACCTAGCACAGTATCTGGTGCATAGCAGGCGCTCAGTAGATGtttgtggaagggagggaaggagaagtcCTGGCCAACCATCTGTGCTCAGGTGGTCCACAAGAGAAAACAAGCTGTTGGTGCTGAGAGGGCTAGGAGATGTGACCCATtctacagacaagaaaactgaggcccagagaaggggccCAGCGCAAGTCCTAAGTGCTTTGCCCAGCTCTAGCCAGTTAGTTAAGGGGGAGACAGATTATGGATGCATAGACAAGACGCatagacggacagacagacagacttgtAATGCAGGTACTTGTTTCCCAGGCCCTGTAgtgaggaggagaagagggaagcaTGGCTACCCTGATCCAAATATCAGTGACAACTCGACACCTTAAAAACCGGTCCCCCTTGACCCCACTGAACACTGCCCTGCCGGTGCCCCCACCCAGGATGTAGCTGCCTGTCCAGTGCTGTGCCAGTTTGAAAAAGCAAAGATTTCCTTGGGATAAAAATCATTTCCCCCAcgcttttgttcttctttttaaatggaGTCACACCTCAAGGGGCCTTGGATGATAAGGCCTGTGAGAATGTACACCCATGTTTATCCGTGTGTGCGCGTGTTGGGGGGATGGTTTGAAGTTAATCTACACACATGCGGGGCACAGCCTGTTCTCTGCTTCTGGGAAATTATCCAATAGACCCATTGGTCCACGTGTGAGATGTCCGCTAAGGCTACTCACTGTACCCACATGCGTCGGAGCAGAGGGCTAGGCAGACCGCAACGCCAGCACTAGTGGCCTGGGCCCGTACGCAGTGGTTCATCCTGTTGATGGAATATCGGGCAGCTGTAAAAAGTTAAACAAGAAAGCTGCCCGTGTTCAGAattgaggaaatgaaaaaagagtaGTGCAAAGTGGTGTTTATAGCCTGTGCCCATTTGTGTTaaaaggagggtggggagtgagaaTCTACGTTTGCGTTTGCTTCATTTGTACACAGGAATTGGAAGGTGAGCTTGGTGAGGAGGAGGCAGATGGGAGGCAGGCTCTTCACTCTGTGCCTGTtcgtctttttatatttttgaatcatGTTTTGCCAACTGTATTTCCTAgtaaaaatgtaaacttaaaCATCTGGGaggtttctgtgtgtttctctcccctgcctgccctcacCCGAATACCAGGGGTCAGTTTTCTCTGCCTTCACCCACGCTGGAGCACTCAGAGAAGCTCGtgtgaatcagaaattctgggttCAGGTTGCACAAAGAGTTTTTCTGCTCTGAAAGTTTAGATAAGAGGAAGGCTGGAGTGATGGGGCCAAGAGATTGATAAGACAAGAGAAGGCGTAGAGGGCCAACGGCCTCCGAGAGAAAAGCCAAAGAGAGTTCTCCCACGTGGGGCCAGGGAGTGAAGAGAAAGGGACCCAGTTCCGAGCTACCCTCATGCACCCTCATCCAAGACCATCACCCAGGGCAGCGTACTGGCCAATACACAGATATGAAACTTCTCTGGTCAGAGAGTGGGACTTGGCCACTTTGTGGGAATggtgtaatagaaaaaaaaacaaaactcatccCCGGACTAAGGTTGCATCGGACAGCACCCATTGGGAAATGCTCTCATGAGTTGGGGCACTAATGGACGCAAAACCCACAGgtgtgtccaacctgtggcccacgggctgcatgcagtccaggatggctgtgaatgcggcccaacacaaaatcgtaaatttactaaaaacattatgagatttttttgtatgATTACGTGtctcaatatatttaatgtgtggcccaagacaactcttcttcttccagtgaggcccagagacgccaaaagtttggacaccctgcTTAGATGCATATTCAGAAACTTACAGGATGCCAGATTCTGCACTCGagttttatattcattatttcagTTCCAAAGGAAAAAGCATTACTCTCTGTTCgtagatgaagaaacaggagctcagagagggcaCAGAGTTGCTCAAAGTCACCCAGCAAGGGCCCgtggagctgagatttgaaccacAGGATGCTTCCAGAACCCCTTCCCTTAACCACATGGTTTGCAAAGATGAACCGTCCCACCATTCCCCAAAGCACTCTGCCGCCGCTGGCACTCACCCTCTCAGCAGCTTGACCTTGATACCCCCCAGGAGGGTGTCGCAGCGCTCGATGACCAGCCTGGGGTAGCCTGTGCGGTCCATGGTCAGCCGGACCTTGGCCGTAATGTTCACCTCCACGGCGATGTCCAGGAAGCCAATGAGACTGGAGGAGACCATGAGGCCAAGGGGAGAGAGTGAACCCCACCCCTAGGCAGCTCGGTGCTACCCAGGCCTGCCTGGTGACTCTCACCCTGGttgcccctgcccctggctggtATGTATGTATTATGCCCCTTGCGCATTTTGTGGGGGTCCCACACTAGAAGACTTCCTTGGTTCCTCAAGTTGTCAGTGGACAAATCTATGCCCTGCCCCCTCAGTTTGTGGGAGCTTCAAAGGCTGGGAACAGGGGTCAATGAATGAACTCTATGTATAAATTCTGGTTTCCAAGGTGACCACCCAATGATCTGACTTTATAGACATGACCTCAATCCATGGAGAGAAATCAGTGTGAAAGTCCATGCTCTGAGGCCCTCTGACAAGCACCTACCAGGTGGCAAGCACAGTTCAGGGAGACATCTACTTGCCTCCCCTCACTCGTGGCCATAGCCACCTGGAAAAGGCAATGTCATTATGCCCATTGCAGGTGAAGACACTAAGTCCAGTGACATTGGgggactggcccaaggtcacacagcttgaaagagagccaggatttgaaccaaggCTGTAACCTGACTGCAGCCTCCCAGATCTTAACCTTCAGCAGACTTCCCTCACTACTGACAGGGACCTAAAGGTGACCTGGGCCCAGAGGTACAGGCCACACACTTGCTGGTACAGATTAGGCCTGAGTGTTTGAATTACAGACAAAGAGGCTGAAGTGTAGGGAAGGGAAATGACCTGCCCAGGATCTCTTAGCCCGGACATAGGGTGCTGGGGTCCCCTTCATGGCTGAGGGCACACACCTCTTTCCATTGATGGCCACTCGGGTGTACAAGCTCAGGTAGACGCCCACGCCAGGCAGGAGCCGAACAGACACCCGAGGGAGGGTCAGCTCCGCAATCCGCAGCCTGCGTGGGACCGAGAGCGATGAGAGAGGGGTCACCCCCACTGCTGGCCATTCCACTCACCTGAGATCACTTTCCCTCACACCCCAATTTTCTGTGTCCCATTCAATCCTCCTGACTCTGAAGAAACCTGAGGTTTGTGGATAGAacttgaaaacacagaaaataaaagcaaaaaaaaaaaaaaaaaaagccatgacCTGTATTCCCACTGCCCAGAGACCCATTCTTTCCATTTCCACGtgtttcctttgattttttttttttttaatttaaaggtgtCATTCCTTTGGCATGTCCCTGTCCCTCTTTGCCTGATTTCTTCCTACACATTCTCAGGTTTCAGCTCAAggtcctcttcctccaggaagcctcccttctctcccccataATACACATCCTCATTTCTCCATGGACTTCTTACCACTGGTAATCATAGgattatttccatgtttctttctcaatgCCCAGCTACCACACTAGCCTACAAGCTCCACAAGGACAAGAGATATGTCTTTTCTTGGCTAACTATGGGGCCGTGTCTCTAGTGCCAACAGAGTGCCCAAGGCATGGAAGAAGTTCTAAATATTCGTTGAATTAAATATGAGGAGGAGGCTGGCAGAGTGGGAATTATAATATATAGTATGTATGATTTTAAATCCTTGGGCTTTTTCCACCTAAACTATATTACTATGACCATTCTACAGGTGGGGATAATGAGACTCGGGGGAAAAGAATGAGCTGGGACTCGAGTTCAGGACTGTTAAATGACAGACCTAAAACCATACAACTTGAGACTCTCAAGATGTCCAGTCCTGAGGCCAAGCCCTGAAGCGTCTAAGGCTCTGAAGACCATCACTTCTCCAACTCCAGGCCTGGGGGTGATCACCTCTGTTTGGAGATTCATCATAGGGGGCTTGATAGGGTGATCCTGGCCCCTCCTTACCCTGTGATGCCTTGCACTGTGCTCAGGATGCCGCCCTCGCCGAGCACGCCCAAGACGCCCCCTCCTCCGAGAAGTCCTCCATCACCAAGGAGACCACCTCCGCCAAGCAGGCCACCTTGGCCTGACAGGATGCCATTGTTTGCCAGCAGGCCACCAGTGCCCAGCAAACCACCTGAGCCCAGGGCCCCAGTGGCTACACCAGGTGGGATCTCTCCTGGCCGCAGCTCTCGCCGGTGAAGTCTGCCCACGGTTGCTGCACCTTTAACTGACTTGTATCTCGGAAAGCCCCTTTGGCCACCAGGTGCATTCGCAGCGTTGCGGTAGTCGCCATTGCGGAGGTCCCTGATGCTTCCATCGGAATCAAGGATTTCACCGTACCGGTATTTCCCCCCCAGCTGAGCCGCGTTGTCATTGGTTTCAATATGGCCGTACTTGTAATTACCGCCGAGCTGGTTGCCGTTCGTATACTTGGGGGGCGCATCTCGGACGTGGAAATCGTTATAAGGAACACCACCAACGCCTCGGGGGAATTCAGCGCTTCTGTAGTCATCGTAATGGTGTCGGCCACCACCCAaaagaccaccaccaccaccacccaacaGCCCGCCACCACTGCTACCACCACCCAACAgccccccaccactgccacccaaCAGCCcgccaccactgccacccaaCAGCCCCCCACCACTGCTACCACCACCCAACAgccccccaccactgccacccaaCAGCCcgccaccactgccacccaaCAGCCCCCCACCACTGCTACTACCACCCAACAgccccccaccactgccacccaacaacccaccaccactgccacccaacAGCCCCCCACCACTGCTACCACCACCCAACaacccaccaccactgccacccaacAACCCACCACCACTGCTACCACCACCCAGCAACCCTCCACCACCGCCACCCAATAGCCCCCCACCGCTGCTGCCACCGCCACCCAGTAAGCCTCCTCCAACTCCACCCAACAGGTCACcgccaccccctccacccccaccaccaagcAGGCCCCCCAGAAggccacctcccccaccacctccacttCCACCGAGCAGACCCCCCAGAAGAGGcccaccaccatcactaccaGCTTTACCCATGGGCACCTCTCTCAGAGCTGAGTGGAGAGCATCGCTTTGTTTCAGGGTGCCGGAAATGGCTGCAGAGAAGCAAAGGTGTCAGGCAGggttcctccttttcttccacctccagcccccaggCACCAGCTTGGAGCAACGGTTGGCTCTCCGAGCCCCACTTTTCCCAGAGGTAAAGTGCCACGGTCACGTGGGAAGACTCATCCAGACCACTCCGGCCCTGACACCCTGGTGAGCGCATTAGCTGCTGGCTTTGACCTGCTCACACTATACCTAGATTTCAACAGCATTCAGCCAAACCTGCAAAAATTCTCTTCCCCACGCACCCTTCCAAGTGTTCCACACTGTACAGCTTAAAAGAAACCTACGTCCTCATGCGTTATCCTAGCTGATTCCAGGGAAACAGTCAAGGCCAGAATTACGGTCCCCATTTGATAGATAAAGAAGTTGAGGCCTGTGGCACTCTGACAGGGAACGATCTCATTTTCTATTCTCATAATAGCTTCAGATGGGAACTGGGATGGGGAGATGAGAGACAGGAATAATTGCAGTTCTCACTTTTGAGAGCTATCCGTTTACTGGGAGTTGGGCTAAGTTTTCGAAAGGCCAACTTGCTTGATTTTCATATTGTCCTCTGAGATGAGGACTTTCATTACATCCACTTTGCCGATGAGAAAGCTGCGGCTCAGAGAACTCAAGTCAGAGACTTAAGGCCACACGGTCAGTATTTGTACCCCGGGAAGACCGACTCCAGGGCCCAAGCACTTAATCACTACTCTCTAGTGTCTCGTGCATAAAGTTCCCAATGtggtgtttggcacatagtaggtgctcaggaaatgatagccaaaaggaaaaggggaaattgAGGCCACCCATCCACCTGTTATAGACTCTGCCAGTTAGGAAGGGGGTCCTTGGGAACTTCAGAGATGGCAGGACTGCCCTGCCGGCCCACTGCCACCCCTACCCCTGCAGGGCTGGACTCACCATTGCTCAGCACCTCCTTGGTAACCCTGAGGACGGTGTTTGTCTCTTGGCTGATACCACACACAGTTGTCACAGACAGAGCAGCCACACACCAAGCTGTCCACATGCTGGCGCTGCTTTCCTGCTGAGGGGCAATGCATCAGATGGCCTCAGCCAGCCATCACCACCCTGGCCAGCAGGTGGAGCTAGGCACCTCCTTCCAAGAAGCATGccaggcccagaggcccagaAACTGGGGAAAAgggccccaggtcacacagtagGGCAGAGTCCAGAATTTCTGATACCACCTCCTGAGTTTTTCAAACTGAAATTAATCTGGAGATACAAAGCAGACCAATTAACTAAACTGTCCCAGAACGTGAATGTTTGATTATCtcccaagaaattttaaaatgaagcttCAGGGAGAGAGGTCAGGGGATTCTAACCAAAATGGCAAAACTGGTAGCTCTGGGGAAATCTCTCCAGCATCTACTCCTTTATTTacctacccacccatccatccgtccacccacccattcattcatccacccacccatctactCCAACAATCAACGCTCCCCCTCTTGTTCGACCATCCATGCATCCTCACAACCATTCTACCATCCATTCGCCCACTCCTCCAtctccccactccaccacccATCTCCCCCGCACCCCGATCCGTCTATCCTCCCATCCATCCAGATCCAGCCAGCCAACAAGCCAGTCAAATACCCATCCATCCTTCCTGCCACCCTTCCGTTCACTCTTCCATCAGTCCATTCACTTACCGACACATTCACATAGCCCCCTCCATGcttccagccagccagcccaccAGCACCCTGTTCCACTTCTTTGCAGGAGACAGCTCTATACCATCCGGTTAAGGGGAAGGGCTCTGGATCAGGGCTATGTGGCTGTAATGCTTAGTCAAGAGACTTTGCCTTTTTGAATCTCTGCTTCCTAATCATAACATATTGTATCAGGCATGTAATAGGTACTCAGTAGACAACATCTATTGTTATTCTTTCAGGACTATTATTTCAGACAGCTAAGAAGTGGGTCTTAAGTTATGAGATCAGGGGCtgagactggagggctgaagctgCATGTTGGGAGGAGCTGGTCAGCCTCTGGGAAACTGTTTTGCTGCTTTCCTGCCATCTCCTGCCCACTTCTGTCCTCCATCATCCCAGTCTGCCCATTCACCAGCCTCAAGGAATCACCACCTCCCATCTGGGCCGCACTAAAATTGCTGGCTTCAGTCCCCTATGCTTATTCAccctcttccttttctgtgcCCCCAAGTGTTTTTCTCCACTCCCATCTGCTCCCAAGAGAGTATCAGAGGCACTCATTTATACTAGAATATGAAGGACTAATACgtgtaagaattttttttctgtcttcctcaccttATCCTAACTCCACTCCCCTCAGTTCTGTGTTCAAAGAGGCATCACCACCTTCAGTTTAAAAGATGGGCTTTTTAATGAAGGGATGTGGGGCATCAGCAAGCACCAGACCTCAACCTCCCCCGGTCAGCCCAAACACTGAAGAGGGAAGGGGCTCCTCCTTACCCCTGGGCGGTCCCTGCAGGTCAGTCTTGAGAGGTCACGTTCACTGGGCCCTCCGCTGAGTCCAGTCACAGGCCCTTTATATGCTAGCCGGAGTCTGAGTCCAAACCCCGAGAGGGAAACACCGTGTAATTACGAGAGACCAGAATCCAGATTTGCTCTGCAAATTGGGCACTGAGCCCCAAAACCACAAGGGTTTGCGGTTTGCGGCTAATTCCAAGAGCTGTGTGTTCAGGCCCAGATGGTGCCACATGAGCTGGGGTTTATCAGCCCCTGGTCTAGGCATGTTCCTGGAGACCCCAGCGAGGCCCGCAGACAGGTGAACTGGAAACACCCCCACATGCATCTGCCTCATTGCCAGCTCTGAGGCGCGCACTGCCCACTCCAGATGGCCTGTGCAGGCGGGACGTGCCCAGGCTGACCTCAGCACCAGCTGACCTGGGTTCACAGACTGTTCGGCCCCCAGCTCAATGCACGCTTCTGAGCCAGCCActttccttccctgtccctcttGTCAGTGTTTCTTTCTGTTCCATGGGCATAGTACCTGTCTCACGGGACTGATTCGAGAACTCAGGGAGATGTATTGTATATGGCTCTGACTCTTCAAATTTGGGGCTGGTGTAAAGCCGCTTGGCTTTATCTGACCTGCAGGATTTCTCCCAGCAATCCATGATGAAATGCCCACGTATACAGTGAAGCTGAAGTAACAGGgaacacctcccaccccaccggCTCCTTCCACCGTAAAAGTAGTGTTTCATTCTCTTATCGCACATCTACGCATGTGCTCGTTAATCCATCTTTCTATGTATTTCAAAGTAAGCTGCAGACAACAGTGCCTGTCTCTCTAAACACTTCGACAAGCATGCCATtgtgattcttttctttaaatgtaaattttacataCAGCAAATCGTAAATGTTTATTTGTTGGGTTTGGACAATTTTATATAGCCATGTAGCCCACACCCCTATCTCGGTATGAACGTCTCCCTCACCCCAGAAGGttccctcctgtcccttcccaGTCAATAC encodes:
- the BPIFB4 gene encoding BPI fold-containing family B member 4 isoform X2, which produces MWTAWCVAALSVTTVCGISQETNTVLRVTKEVLSNAISGTLKQSDALHSALREVPMGVGGVPYNDFHVRDAPPKYTNGNQLGGNYKYGHIETNDNAAQLGGKYRYGEILDSDGSIRDLRNGDYRNAANAPGGQRGFPRYKSVKGAATVGRLHRRELRPGEIPPGVATGALGSGGLLGTGGLLANNGILSGQGGLLGGGGLLGDGGLLGGGGVLGVLGEGGILSTVQGITGLRIAELTLPRVSVRLLPGVGVYLSLYTRVAINGKSLIGFLDIAVEVNITAKVRLTMDRTGYPRLVIERCDTLLGGIKVKLLRGLLPNLVDNLVNRVLANVLPDLLCPIVDVVLGLVNDQLGLVDSLIPLGILGSVQYTFSSLPLVTGEFLELDLNTLVGEAGGGLIDYPLGRPAMVPRQMPELPPMGDSTNSQLAISANFLGSVLALLQKQGALDIDITDGMFEELPPLTTSTLGALIPKVFQQYPESRPLTIRIQVPSPPSVTLQKDKALVKVFATSEVMVSQPNDVETTICLIDVDTELLAMFSVENNKLMIDAKLDKTSLHLKTSNVGNFDVGLMEVLVGKIFDLAFMPAMNAVLGSGVPLPKILNIDFNNADIDVLEDILVLSA
- the BPIFB4 gene encoding BPI fold-containing family B member 4 isoform X1 encodes the protein MWTAWCVAALSVTTVCGISQETNTVLRVTKEVLSNAISGTLKQSDALHSALREVPMGKAGVGGVPYNDFHVRDAPPKYTNGNQLGGNYKYGHIETNDNAAQLGGKYRYGEILDSDGSIRDLRNGDYRNAANAPGGQRGFPRYKSVKGAATVGRLHRRELRPGEIPPGVATGALGSGGLLGTGGLLANNGILSGQGGLLGGGGLLGDGGLLGGGGVLGVLGEGGILSTVQGITGLRIAELTLPRVSVRLLPGVGVYLSLYTRVAINGKSLIGFLDIAVEVNITAKVRLTMDRTGYPRLVIERCDTLLGGIKVKLLRGLLPNLVDNLVNRVLANVLPDLLCPIVDVVLGLVNDQLGLVDSLIPLGILGSVQYTFSSLPLVTGEFLELDLNTLVGEAGGGLIDYPLGRPAMVPRQMPELPPMGDSTNSQLAISANFLGSVLALLQKQGALDIDITDGMFEELPPLTTSTLGALIPKVFQQYPESRPLTIRIQVPSPPSVTLQKDKALVKVFATSEVMVSQPNDVETTICLIDVDTELLAMFSVENNKLMIDAKLDKTSLHLKTSNVGNFDVGLMEVLVGKIFDLAFMPAMNAVLGSGVPLPKILNIDFNNADIDVLEDILVLSA